One stretch of Roseimicrobium sp. ORNL1 DNA includes these proteins:
- the speA gene encoding biosynthetic arginine decarboxylase — MRKKTPDWSIEESANTYGIREWGNKYFDISSKGEVVVHLRDGTKTKAVSIPDIVRGMKERGMQLPVLIRFGDLLRWRIEELNEGFGTAIREANYRGKYRGVYPIKVNQQQEVIEEVTKYGRKYHYGLEAGSKPELIAALAYMQDPEAYIVCNGYKDEEFIDLALYARKMGIQVLMVLEMPSELDLILERSKKLGIEPALGVRIRLTTESAGHWSESGGEKSVFGLNIAQVMAAVDKLRERGMLHCLRMLHYHQGSQIPSIRAIRNAAVEGARVYVGLVQEGAKMGILDLGGGLAISYDGLKNSSGGSSDYGTKEYCADVIEAISEVTDEAGIEHPDIITESGRAVVAYYSVLVINVLDINRYEASGIKRLPKKPPALLKNIFDLRAKALGNGTNPTREYIQEIYNDAVYYREKIRSEFHSGKITLRQRALGEELYWEILTWVSGKMKEGGFGSEQMERLEAVQTDYYYGNFSVFQSLPDSWAIDQLFPVMPIHRLGEKPTRPVVLSDITCDSDGKMDRFIHSQDIHSTLPLHDVNLQDDYMLGIFLVGAYQETLGDLHNLLGDTNVVSVRIEGGRLKYTRELEGDTVSEVLSYVEYDPKELARRFRVLAEEAVVKKHISARERFEIMEAYEGGLRGYTYFES; from the coding sequence ATGAGAAAGAAAACCCCTGACTGGTCCATCGAGGAATCCGCCAACACCTACGGCATCCGCGAATGGGGGAACAAGTACTTCGACATCTCCTCCAAAGGTGAGGTCGTCGTGCACCTGCGCGATGGTACCAAGACCAAGGCGGTCAGCATTCCCGACATCGTGCGCGGCATGAAGGAGCGCGGCATGCAGCTCCCCGTGCTCATCCGTTTTGGCGACCTCCTGCGGTGGCGTATCGAGGAGTTGAATGAAGGTTTTGGCACCGCCATCCGCGAGGCGAATTACCGTGGCAAGTATCGCGGCGTCTATCCCATCAAGGTCAACCAGCAGCAGGAAGTCATCGAAGAGGTGACCAAGTACGGGCGGAAGTACCACTACGGTCTTGAGGCTGGCAGCAAGCCGGAACTCATCGCCGCGCTGGCCTACATGCAGGACCCGGAGGCTTACATCGTCTGCAACGGCTACAAGGACGAAGAATTCATCGACCTCGCCCTCTATGCCCGGAAGATGGGCATCCAGGTGCTCATGGTGCTGGAAATGCCCAGCGAGCTGGATCTCATCCTCGAGCGCAGCAAGAAGCTTGGCATCGAGCCTGCCCTCGGCGTGCGCATTCGTCTTACCACGGAGAGTGCCGGTCACTGGAGCGAGAGCGGTGGTGAAAAGAGCGTCTTCGGTCTGAACATTGCCCAAGTCATGGCGGCCGTGGACAAGCTGCGCGAGCGCGGCATGCTCCACTGCCTGCGCATGCTCCACTACCACCAGGGCTCGCAGATTCCCAGCATCCGCGCGATTCGTAATGCCGCCGTCGAAGGCGCCCGCGTCTATGTGGGTCTCGTGCAGGAAGGTGCCAAGATGGGTATCCTGGACCTCGGTGGCGGTCTGGCCATCAGCTACGACGGCCTGAAGAACAGCTCCGGCGGCAGCAGTGACTACGGCACCAAGGAATACTGCGCGGACGTCATCGAAGCCATCAGCGAAGTCACGGATGAAGCAGGGATTGAGCACCCGGATATCATCACGGAATCCGGTCGCGCCGTGGTGGCCTACTACTCCGTGCTGGTCATCAACGTGCTGGACATCAACCGCTACGAAGCCAGCGGCATCAAGCGCCTGCCCAAGAAGCCACCAGCGTTGCTGAAGAACATTTTCGACCTTCGCGCCAAGGCCCTCGGCAATGGCACGAACCCGACGCGCGAGTACATCCAGGAGATTTACAATGATGCGGTGTACTACCGCGAGAAGATCCGCTCCGAGTTCCACTCGGGCAAGATCACCCTGCGCCAGCGTGCCTTGGGCGAGGAGCTCTATTGGGAAATCCTCACCTGGGTCTCCGGCAAGATGAAGGAGGGCGGCTTCGGCAGCGAGCAGATGGAGCGCCTCGAGGCGGTGCAAACGGATTACTACTACGGAAACTTCAGTGTGTTCCAGAGTCTTCCCGACTCCTGGGCCATCGATCAGCTTTTCCCCGTGATGCCCATTCACCGTCTCGGTGAGAAGCCCACGCGTCCCGTCGTGCTCAGCGACATCACCTGCGACTCGGACGGCAAGATGGATCGCTTCATCCACTCGCAGGATATCCACAGCACGCTGCCGCTGCATGATGTGAATCTTCAGGACGACTACATGCTCGGCATCTTCCTTGTAGGCGCGTATCAGGAAACCCTGGGTGACCTGCACAATCTGCTGGGAGATACCAATGTGGTCAGTGTCCGCATTGAGGGCGGCCGCCTCAAGTACACGCGCGAACTGGAAGGCGATACCGTTTCGGAGGTGCTCAGTTACGTGGAGTACGATCCGAAGGAGCTTGCCCGCCGCTTCCGTGTGCTCGCCGAGGAGGCCGTGGTGAAGAAGCACATCTCCGCCCGCGAACGCTTCGAAATCATGGAGGCCTACGAAGGCGGGCTG